The genomic region CAGCGAATTCTATTTTGCTTAATCGTGAAGTATCAAATAGGTAAATAACGACCTGTGCCTGGCCTATTTTTTCGAACGTCTTTTTTATACCGATACTTTCTACCACATCTTTGGTTTCCCTAATACCGGCAGTATCGATAAATCGGAAACCAACGCCTCCTATAGCCAGCTCATCTTCAATAACATCCCGGGTGGTTCCGGCAATTTCAGAAACAATGGCACGTTCCTCATTTAATAAAGCATTTAACAGGGTGGATTTACCAACATTGGGTTCTCCAACGATGGCAACGGGAATGCCATTTTTCAATACATTTCCTGTCGCAAAAGAATCGATCAGGCGTTTTAAAACTTTTTGGATTCTGGCTACCAGATTCCTAAACTGATCGCGATTCGCAAATTCAACATCTTCTTCGGCAAAATCGAGTTCTAATTCGATCAGAGAAGCAAAGTTCAATAATTCTTCCCGTAAACGCTGAATTTCGTTGGAAAAACCACCGCGCATTTGTTGCATGGCCATTTGATGAGAGGCTGCATTTTCAGAAGAGATTAAATCGGCTACCGCTTCCGCCTGACTCAAATCCATTTTAGCATTTAGGAATGCTCTAAGTGTAAATTCTCCGGCTTCTGCAGAGCGACAACCACTTCTTACCAAAAGCTGAATAATCTCCTGCTGAATATAAGGAGAGCCGTGGCAACTAATTTCGATAGTTTCTTCGCCGGTATACGATTTAGGTGCTCGAAACACTGAAATTAAAACTTCATCTAAATTGCGCTGTCCATCTACAATATTTCCTAAATGAAGGGTATGGGTAGGCTGTTCTTCTAATTTTTTCTTACTTTTTGCCTTAAAAAGTGGGGCAACAATCGAAATAGCTTCTGGTCCCGAAACTCGAATTACAGCAATAGCTCCCGCTCCCGAAGGGGTAGCAAGCGCAACAATGGTATCGTTTAATTTCATGCCTGCAAAGATAATAAAGAAAGAGCGTATGCAAAGATTTTGTAGAAAACTGTAACATTCCTTGGGCTTATTCGTCTTTTAAGTGTAGTTCTTTTTTTAGGAACGTTTATTAACCATCAAAATACCATCAAAAAATTATGGAAACGTATAGTGCAATGCGAGAAGACAGGCAAATGTTAATGATTATGCATTTGAGTCAGTTACTGGATTTTGTTACCGGAATAGGAGGTTTTATTGTACCGCTGATCTTATGGGCAACACAAAAAGATAAAATTCAGGATATGGACGAGCAGGGGAAAGAGATCATAAATTTTCAGATTAGTCTATTTATTTATTCAATAGTTTGTATTCCGTTGATATTTTTATTCGGTTTAGGATTTTTGTTTTTAATTTTAGTAGGTATCCTGGGGTTAATTTTTCCGATTATCAACGCGATCAAAGCTTCTAATGGAGAGCCAACGAATTACCCAATGACGATTAGAATCATCCAATAATATATACAATATCAAACTAAAGAATCAACTTTGGTTTCATGCATCAATCGAAAAGCAAAAACCCATTCAGGTTACTGAATGGGTTTTAATTTTATATAA from Zunongwangia profunda SM-A87 harbors:
- the mnmE gene encoding tRNA uridine-5-carboxymethylaminomethyl(34) synthesis GTPase MnmE, with amino-acid sequence MKLNDTIVALATPSGAGAIAVIRVSGPEAISIVAPLFKAKSKKKLEEQPTHTLHLGNIVDGQRNLDEVLISVFRAPKSYTGEETIEISCHGSPYIQQEIIQLLVRSGCRSAEAGEFTLRAFLNAKMDLSQAEAVADLISSENAASHQMAMQQMRGGFSNEIQRLREELLNFASLIELELDFAEEDVEFANRDQFRNLVARIQKVLKRLIDSFATGNVLKNGIPVAIVGEPNVGKSTLLNALLNEERAIVSEIAGTTRDVIEDELAIGGVGFRFIDTAGIRETKDVVESIGIKKTFEKIGQAQVVIYLFDTSRLSKIEFAEGSVAKDQLQGNETSLNMIQVEIEKIKNKYPQKPLVIIANKIDQLTEEQVEILTSRIPDLHLLSAKTGLGVEELKEKLLNFVNTGALRNNNTIVTNSRHYNALLKALEEINKVEDGLNMELSGDLLAIDIRQALHHFGEITGEITNDDLLGNIFANFCIGK
- a CDS encoding DUF4870 domain-containing protein, which produces METYSAMREDRQMLMIMHLSQLLDFVTGIGGFIVPLILWATQKDKIQDMDEQGKEIINFQISLFIYSIVCIPLIFLFGLGFLFLILVGILGLIFPIINAIKASNGEPTNYPMTIRIIQ